The following proteins are encoded in a genomic region of Nocardioides renjunii:
- a CDS encoding ABC transporter ATP-binding protein: protein MIELNQLTKTYGETLAVDAVTFTVRPGVVTGFLGPNGAGKSTTMRMILGLDRPTAGTALVNGHPYAEAAAPMGELGALLDAKAVDRNRSARNHLLALGATVGIGARRVDHVLESVGLSEVASRAAGSFSLGMGQRLGIASALLADPGVLILDEPVNGLDLDGIQWIRSLLTELAAEGRTVLLSSHLMSEMQLVADHLVIIGRGRILADTPLQDFIDRSSTGAVVVASPEASRLAGLLAGEGVTLTSREASRFEVRGLDAAAIGEVASRHGVTLHELSSSAASLETAYLALTRDAVEYAGTTQQTSHQSTDQPGEAA from the coding sequence ATGATCGAGCTGAACCAGCTCACCAAGACCTATGGCGAGACGCTGGCTGTCGACGCCGTCACGTTCACCGTCCGCCCCGGTGTCGTCACCGGCTTCCTCGGCCCGAACGGCGCCGGGAAGTCGACCACGATGCGGATGATCCTGGGCCTGGACCGGCCGACGGCCGGCACCGCCCTTGTCAACGGCCACCCCTATGCCGAGGCGGCCGCGCCCATGGGCGAGCTGGGCGCGCTGCTCGACGCCAAGGCCGTCGACCGCAACCGCAGCGCACGCAACCACCTGCTGGCCCTCGGAGCCACAGTGGGCATCGGCGCCCGGCGCGTCGACCACGTGCTCGAGTCGGTCGGTCTCTCGGAGGTGGCCAGCAGGGCGGCCGGGTCGTTCTCGCTCGGCATGGGACAGCGGCTCGGCATCGCTTCGGCACTGCTGGCCGACCCCGGCGTGCTGATCCTCGACGAGCCCGTGAACGGCCTCGACCTCGACGGGATCCAGTGGATCCGCTCCCTGCTCACCGAGCTCGCCGCCGAGGGCCGCACCGTGCTGTTGTCCTCTCACCTCATGAGCGAGATGCAGCTGGTCGCTGACCATCTGGTGATCATCGGCCGCGGCCGCATCCTGGCCGACACCCCCCTGCAGGACTTCATCGACAGATCGTCCACCGGCGCCGTCGTGGTCGCCTCGCCCGAGGCCTCCCGGCTCGCCGGACTGCTCGCGGGCGAGGGCGTCACCCTCACCTCGCGCGAGGCCAGTCGCTTCGAGGTCCGCGGACTCGACGCCGCGGCCATCGGCGAGGTCGCCAGCCGCCACGGCGTCACCCTGCACGAGCTCTCGAGCTCCGCGGCGTCCTTGGAGACTGCCTATCTCGCGCTCACCCGCGACGCGGTCGAGTACGCCGGCACGACCCAGCAGACCAGCCACCAGTCCACCGACCAGCCCGGAGAGGCAGCCTGA
- a CDS encoding response regulator transcription factor: MSEATTRVLVADDQRLIRAGFVGLVASAPDLEVVGEAVDGADAVRQARAARPDVVLMDIRMPGTDGLSATELITGDPDLADVKVLVLTTFEADEYVVAALRAGASGFLGKGVEPEDLVAAIRVVAAGESLLSPRATSALIGRFLSQPRDGDTVDTSLDVLTEREREVVALVARGLSNDDIAGRLFVSPFTAKTHVNRAMAKLGARDRAQLVVHAYQSGLVRAGD; this comes from the coding sequence GTGAGCGAGGCGACGACGCGCGTCCTGGTCGCCGACGACCAGCGGCTGATCCGCGCCGGCTTCGTCGGGTTGGTCGCCAGCGCGCCCGATCTCGAGGTCGTCGGTGAGGCCGTCGACGGAGCGGACGCCGTCCGCCAGGCTCGTGCCGCGCGCCCCGACGTCGTCCTCATGGACATCCGGATGCCCGGCACGGACGGTCTCTCGGCCACTGAGCTGATCACCGGCGACCCCGACCTGGCCGACGTCAAGGTGCTGGTCCTCACTACCTTCGAGGCCGACGAGTACGTGGTCGCCGCCCTGCGTGCGGGGGCGAGCGGCTTCCTCGGCAAGGGCGTCGAGCCGGAAGACCTGGTGGCGGCGATCCGCGTGGTCGCCGCGGGGGAGTCGCTCCTTTCGCCGCGCGCCACCAGCGCCCTGATCGGCCGCTTCCTCTCCCAGCCGCGCGACGGCGACACGGTCGACACCTCCCTCGACGTGCTCACCGAGCGCGAGCGGGAGGTCGTCGCCCTGGTGGCGCGCGGGCTCAGCAACGACGACATCGCGGGACGCCTGTTCGTCTCCCCGTTCACAGCCAAGACCCACGTCAACCGGGCGATGGCCAAGCTCGGCGCCCGTGACCGGGCCCAGCTGGTCGTGCACGCCTACCAGTCCGGCCTGGTCCGCGCCGGCGACTGA
- a CDS encoding sensor histidine kinase encodes MSRGASQVAGYRDWLRRHPTTSDAAFALLVNVTALIPYAARPDAADVDLELTTVALISLTAGSLLLVLRRQAPWPVWLLTTAVGLVAVVDAGGTTPAFLPACVALYTVAVTSPTGRAAAAGVVSALAPGVALLGLGSVNVIDALAYGMTPWSGLATMSGIAVRNQRAMVAAAHERARQAEATREEEAQRRVAEERLRIARELHDVVAHHVAVVNVQAGLARHLLRADPDAAAEAMGHVREASQTILDEVPGLLGLLRSTEDELETAPAPRLGDVGGLVERARRSGLLVTWETTGTPLELPPATDLTAYRVVQEGLTNALRHGSGKARLMLKWDAGGCHLEVRNPVQRPSTESQGARHGLIGMRERVAAVGGTLTAGREGDEWVVRARLLAGVTA; translated from the coding sequence ATGAGTCGCGGCGCGTCCCAGGTGGCCGGCTACCGCGATTGGCTTCGGCGGCACCCGACGACGTCGGACGCCGCATTCGCGCTGCTGGTCAACGTCACCGCTCTGATCCCGTACGCCGCGCGCCCCGACGCCGCCGACGTCGACCTCGAGCTCACCACGGTGGCCCTCATCAGCCTCACGGCCGGTAGCCTGTTGCTCGTCCTGCGACGACAGGCTCCGTGGCCGGTGTGGCTGCTCACCACGGCAGTCGGACTCGTGGCCGTCGTGGATGCCGGCGGCACCACCCCTGCCTTCCTGCCCGCGTGCGTGGCGCTCTACACCGTCGCGGTCACCAGCCCGACTGGGAGGGCCGCCGCAGCCGGGGTCGTGTCCGCGTTGGCCCCAGGGGTCGCGCTGCTGGGACTGGGCTCGGTCAACGTGATCGATGCTCTGGCCTACGGCATGACGCCGTGGAGCGGACTGGCGACCATGTCGGGCATCGCGGTGCGCAACCAGCGTGCGATGGTCGCCGCCGCGCACGAGCGGGCCCGTCAGGCCGAGGCGACGCGTGAGGAGGAGGCGCAGCGCCGCGTCGCCGAGGAGAGGCTGCGGATCGCCCGCGAGCTTCACGACGTGGTGGCCCACCACGTGGCGGTGGTCAACGTGCAGGCAGGGCTCGCGCGACACCTGCTGCGAGCCGACCCCGACGCCGCGGCCGAGGCGATGGGCCACGTGCGCGAGGCCAGCCAGACCATCCTCGACGAGGTCCCCGGCCTGCTCGGCCTGCTCCGCTCCACGGAGGACGAGCTGGAGACCGCCCCCGCCCCGCGCCTCGGGGACGTCGGCGGTCTGGTCGAGCGGGCCCGCCGCTCGGGGCTGTTAGTGACCTGGGAGACCACGGGCACCCCGCTGGAGCTGCCACCGGCCACCGACCTCACGGCGTACCGCGTCGTCCAGGAGGGCCTCACCAACGCCCTGCGGCACGGCAGCGGGAAGGCCCGGCTGATGCTCAAGTGGGACGCCGGAGGCTGCCACCTCGAGGTCCGCAACCCGGTGCAGCGGCCGTCCACCGAGAGCCAGGGGGCCCGGCACGGGCTGATCGGGATGCGCGAGCGCGTAGCGGCGGTCGGCGGCACCTTGACGGCAGGCCGCGAGGGCGACGAGTGGGTCGTCCGGGCGCGGCTGCTCGCGGGGGTGACCGCGTGA
- a CDS encoding NAD(P)-dependent oxidoreductase, whose translation MRIVVLGATGRTGRPLVEELLRRGHTVVALVRDPVRLGDVAQRVDVVRGDSRSAADLDRLVTGADAVVSALGPTVKEASLHTDTATALVGAMQRAGVRRFVGVSGAGIDVPGDQKSLSARMISKAIQTFAGDVIKDKPAEYEVYAASNLDWTLVRTPRLVDGAATGRLEHFAHRSTRSTQVVRADLAAFVADVIDQGSYVRQAPFFATAK comes from the coding sequence ATGCGGATCGTCGTCCTGGGTGCCACCGGCCGCACCGGCCGCCCTCTGGTCGAAGAGCTGCTCCGGCGAGGCCACACCGTGGTCGCGCTCGTCCGGGACCCGGTGCGGCTGGGCGACGTGGCGCAACGCGTCGACGTCGTGCGTGGTGACAGCCGCAGCGCGGCCGACCTCGACCGTCTGGTCACCGGAGCCGACGCCGTCGTGTCGGCGTTGGGGCCGACCGTCAAGGAAGCATCGCTCCACACCGACACCGCCACGGCGCTCGTCGGGGCCATGCAGCGCGCCGGAGTACGTCGCTTCGTCGGCGTCAGCGGTGCGGGCATCGACGTGCCGGGTGACCAGAAGTCGTTGTCCGCCCGGATGATCTCGAAGGCGATCCAGACCTTCGCTGGCGACGTCATCAAGGACAAGCCGGCCGAGTACGAGGTCTACGCCGCCAGCAACCTGGACTGGACGCTCGTCCGCACGCCGCGCCTGGTCGACGGGGCGGCGACAGGGAGGCTGGAGCACTTCGCACACCGCTCCACGCGGTCGACCCAGGTGGTCCGAGCCGATCTCGCAGCCTTCGTGGCCGACGTCATCGATCAGGGGTCCTACGTCCGGCAGGCGCCGTTCTTCGCCACTGCGAAGTGA
- a CDS encoding family 43 glycosylhydrolase, with amino-acid sequence MTRISRLAHAVAPLVLTSLLVSFAPPASTAPMLTAAQVSAPAEPGSYQNPLAPTIASGGSVDNCADPVVLRGQGRDRGTWFMYCTTDPLNDSETADGSPVFHPIPMLRSTDLVSWEYVGDALPQKPSWAAPEAAMWAPDLVYSKTKKRYYLTFVVTDTTTEVSGEAGCGGDSALGVAVSRNPTGPWKVSEKPLVDPRRAGPGCDFYWTYDPDVLGDSVGSRSVLYYGSYYGGVFAQAVTLTGNGMVTTGPERSIAAGTDEKPKLDPVQQQRAAAAQLRGPAGRQIVIGNRYEGSNVVRYGDWYYYFGSATNCCNGPLTGYSVLTARSASPMGPFLDREGNSLLAGRVGGTPALSMNGNRWVGTGHNSTFQDAAGQWWMAYHAVDRFEPYFAGTTSFTKRPALLDPVDWEGGWPMVRAGRWASDEPMPAPAAQDGQASTYTPDPVPPHVPGALLAQYSDEFDAQELAGWQWVRGDAASARLERGRFAFDVQDADLYVDSNTASVLTRPAPPGDYVVETKVAFDVPPEGCPPEAGADGLDCYNFVQAGLVVYGSDDAFLKLTHASLWETRQTEFAKEVPSAPAGQPRYGNTVVGAPGDETWLRIVREAGAGSDGADRFTAYTSQDGVRWVRGGAWTHSELGPDPQIGLVSMGGPEDLTARFDYVRTWSLAD; translated from the coding sequence ATGACTCGGATCTCGCGGCTGGCGCACGCCGTCGCCCCCCTCGTCCTGACGTCGCTCCTGGTCTCCTTCGCGCCACCGGCGTCGACGGCGCCGATGCTGACCGCGGCCCAGGTGTCTGCGCCGGCCGAGCCCGGCTCGTACCAGAACCCGCTAGCGCCGACAATTGCTTCTGGTGGCTCCGTGGACAACTGCGCCGATCCTGTCGTGCTGCGGGGACAGGGGAGGGACCGCGGCACGTGGTTCATGTACTGCACGACCGACCCCCTCAATGACTCCGAGACCGCGGACGGCTCGCCGGTGTTCCACCCGATCCCGATGCTGCGGAGCACGGACCTCGTCAGCTGGGAGTACGTCGGCGACGCCCTGCCTCAGAAGCCGTCCTGGGCGGCGCCGGAGGCCGCCATGTGGGCGCCGGACCTGGTCTACTCGAAGACCAAGAAGCGCTACTACCTGACCTTCGTGGTCACCGACACGACCACCGAGGTGAGCGGCGAGGCGGGCTGCGGCGGTGACAGCGCCCTCGGCGTCGCGGTCAGCCGCAACCCCACCGGGCCGTGGAAGGTCAGCGAGAAGCCGCTGGTCGACCCCCGGCGCGCCGGCCCCGGGTGCGACTTCTACTGGACGTACGACCCCGACGTGCTCGGTGACAGCGTCGGCTCGCGCAGCGTCCTCTACTACGGCAGCTACTACGGCGGTGTGTTCGCGCAGGCGGTGACGCTGACCGGCAACGGAATGGTCACCACGGGCCCGGAACGCTCCATCGCCGCCGGCACCGATGAGAAGCCGAAGCTCGACCCGGTCCAGCAGCAGCGCGCCGCAGCCGCGCAGTTGCGCGGCCCGGCCGGCCGGCAGATCGTGATCGGCAACCGCTACGAGGGCAGCAACGTCGTCAGGTACGGCGACTGGTACTACTACTTCGGCTCCGCGACGAATTGCTGCAACGGCCCGCTGACCGGCTACAGCGTGCTCACGGCACGCTCGGCGAGCCCGATGGGACCGTTCCTCGACCGCGAGGGCAATTCGCTGCTCGCCGGCCGGGTCGGGGGCACGCCCGCGTTGAGCATGAACGGCAATCGCTGGGTCGGCACCGGGCACAACTCCACGTTCCAGGACGCGGCGGGGCAGTGGTGGATGGCCTACCACGCGGTCGACCGGTTCGAGCCGTACTTCGCGGGCACCACGAGCTTCACCAAGCGGCCGGCCCTGCTGGACCCCGTGGACTGGGAGGGCGGCTGGCCGATGGTGCGGGCCGGTCGCTGGGCCTCTGACGAGCCCATGCCGGCGCCCGCGGCGCAGGACGGCCAGGCGTCGACGTACACGCCGGACCCTGTCCCGCCGCACGTCCCCGGCGCGCTGCTGGCGCAGTACTCCGACGAGTTCGACGCTCAGGAGCTCGCCGGCTGGCAGTGGGTGCGCGGCGACGCGGCGTCGGCGCGGCTGGAGAGAGGGAGGTTCGCCTTCGACGTGCAGGACGCGGACCTGTACGTCGACAGCAACACAGCCTCGGTGCTGACGCGACCGGCACCGCCCGGGGACTACGTGGTGGAGACCAAGGTCGCCTTCGACGTCCCGCCGGAGGGTTGTCCCCCGGAGGCGGGCGCCGATGGCCTGGACTGCTACAACTTCGTGCAGGCGGGCCTGGTGGTCTACGGCTCCGACGACGCGTTCCTCAAGCTCACCCACGCGTCCCTGTGGGAGACCCGGCAGACCGAGTTCGCCAAGGAGGTCCCGAGCGCTCCGGCCGGACAGCCGCGTTACGGCAACACCGTCGTGGGCGCCCCGGGCGACGAGACGTGGCTGCGGATCGTCCGCGAGGCGGGCGCCGGCAGCGACGGCGCGGACCGGTTCACGGCGTACACCAGCCAGGACGGTGTCCGCTGGGTGCGCGGCGGGGCCTGGACCCACAGCGAGCTCGGCCCAGACCCGCAGATCGGCCTGGTGTCGATGGGCGGACCGGAAGACCTCACCGCCCGCTTCGACTACGTGCGCACCTGGTCCCTGGCCGACTGA
- a CDS encoding GNAT family N-acetyltransferase, translating into MLELVVPSPSFRESWLESRDEWGKGVPQSNSGLTVIDTVDSVEGFRVWTERLRAEADHGVPSPTGRVHATNLWVVEDGAYAGAIQVRHYLNDALQETAAHIGYGIRPSARGRGIATWALREALPIARELGLDRVLVTCDSANVASRRVIERNGGALEDERPTSRRSERRYSILLGGR; encoded by the coding sequence ATGCTGGAACTGGTGGTGCCGTCACCGAGCTTCCGCGAGTCTTGGCTTGAGTCCAGAGACGAGTGGGGCAAGGGCGTTCCTCAGTCCAACTCTGGTCTGACTGTTATTGACACGGTTGACTCTGTTGAGGGCTTCCGTGTCTGGACAGAGCGCCTGCGCGCTGAGGCAGATCATGGCGTGCCGTCGCCGACGGGACGTGTGCACGCGACCAACTTGTGGGTCGTTGAGGACGGAGCGTATGCAGGGGCCATCCAGGTGCGGCACTACTTGAATGACGCTCTGCAAGAAACCGCAGCACACATCGGCTACGGGATTCGTCCCTCCGCTCGTGGGCGCGGGATCGCGACGTGGGCTTTGCGCGAGGCCCTTCCCATCGCGCGTGAACTCGGACTGGATCGGGTGCTGGTCACATGCGACAGCGCCAACGTAGCTTCCAGGAGGGTCATCGAGCGGAACGGCGGGGCGCTGGAGGACGAGCGTCCGACTTCCCGTAGGTCGGAGCGCCGCTATTCGATTTTGCTCGGCGGCCGATAG
- a CDS encoding DUF418 domain-containing protein translates to MVNPPPGSTPSLSRLPGLDMARFLAVAGMVLVHARDVLAQDAAGSAALWLEISQSIATNRARLLFFLLAGVGVALMSRRQGAGAGVLLRRALFLALLGTGLALVGWGDLILVFYGVLFVVAVLLMRLDSRSLLAIAAVVAAAGVLRLAASPFADDTLTNVLLLVGEMVPLLCIGLVIGRADLTNDAYLVRLGAVGALMALPALAFLAHTGAWDITEVEGRVEPAAALVSTMGLSVVVLALCLRIVPRKAGWWSPLVAAGGMPLTAYVGHALLFTVLARTADWDLGTATGVAAGYLAVLALVAGPWRTWRGSGPIEALMRRVSRPTPPGLINDARMKPVE, encoded by the coding sequence ATGGTCAACCCGCCACCAGGCAGCACTCCCAGCCTCAGCCGCCTCCCTGGCCTCGACATGGCTCGTTTCCTCGCCGTTGCCGGAATGGTCCTGGTGCATGCACGCGATGTCCTAGCGCAGGACGCGGCGGGTTCGGCGGCGCTCTGGCTGGAGATCTCCCAGAGCATCGCCACGAACCGAGCACGGTTGCTCTTCTTCCTACTCGCCGGTGTGGGGGTCGCTCTCATGTCCCGCCGTCAGGGGGCCGGTGCAGGGGTGCTTCTGCGTCGGGCGCTGTTCCTCGCGCTGCTCGGAACCGGGCTCGCGTTAGTTGGCTGGGGCGATCTGATTCTCGTGTTCTACGGCGTCTTGTTCGTCGTTGCGGTGCTGCTAATGCGGCTCGACAGTCGGTCCTTGTTGGCCATCGCGGCGGTCGTGGCCGCAGCAGGTGTCCTGCGCTTGGCAGCTAGTCCGTTCGCAGACGACACCTTGACCAACGTCCTGCTTCTCGTCGGGGAAATGGTCCCCCTGCTCTGCATCGGGCTAGTCATCGGTCGAGCAGACCTTACGAACGATGCGTACCTGGTCAGGTTGGGCGCCGTCGGCGCACTCATGGCCCTGCCAGCACTGGCCTTTCTTGCCCACACGGGTGCGTGGGACATCACTGAGGTCGAGGGTCGCGTCGAGCCAGCGGCGGCGCTCGTATCGACCATGGGACTTTCCGTTGTCGTTCTTGCATTGTGTCTTCGGATCGTGCCGCGCAAGGCGGGTTGGTGGTCGCCTCTAGTCGCAGCCGGCGGTATGCCGCTGACGGCCTACGTAGGCCACGCGCTGCTGTTCACTGTGCTGGCCCGCACAGCTGACTGGGACCTTGGAACAGCTACAGGCGTCGCAGCCGGCTACTTGGCCGTTCTCGCGCTAGTGGCTGGTCCGTGGCGCACGTGGCGGGGAAGCGGCCCCATCGAGGCCCTCATGCGCCGTGTCAGCAGACCCACCCCACCAGGGCTCATCAACGATGCCAGGATGAAGCCGGTCGAGTGA
- a CDS encoding ATP-binding protein encodes MTSFPHSSSSTDEAWETRELAQLRGTVYAFRVDADGTPSFPFVSQACTDLYGFTAEEAMADVTLMHQAVHSHDQRRFNEAGQHSLRTLQPMRWEGRIMRTDGREVAVVVNSQPRRDEAGNTEWVGVVTQQADSAIAPTTASSRDAALSDVQSDAIAMLGHDVAGPLTVIVASAEFALDELTETSPRPSAHVDGTALERRLRTILKQAQRLSDLRDDLLATAAADAHVIRAEPVTADVLPYLRAAADVEGTAAKLVVDCPSDLYCRVQPSHLTQMLTNLVGNALRYAASEVTLTASPAGSRVLITVRDDGPGVPPEVTARLFRRFSHAGMSARPPGAGSGLGLYIVRTLATANQGTVLYTPGKQGARFTIALPGARPFSGDSSS; translated from the coding sequence GTGACTTCTTTCCCCCATTCCTCGTCGAGCACCGACGAGGCCTGGGAGACCCGCGAGCTGGCCCAGTTGCGCGGAACCGTCTATGCGTTCCGCGTTGACGCCGACGGCACGCCGTCATTCCCTTTCGTATCTCAGGCCTGCACTGACCTCTACGGCTTCACCGCCGAGGAGGCCATGGCGGACGTCACCCTGATGCACCAAGCCGTGCACAGCCACGATCAACGGCGCTTCAACGAAGCGGGCCAGCACTCTCTGCGCACCCTGCAGCCCATGCGGTGGGAGGGCCGCATCATGCGAACCGACGGTCGCGAGGTGGCCGTCGTCGTCAACTCTCAGCCCCGGCGCGACGAAGCTGGCAACACCGAATGGGTTGGCGTCGTCACCCAACAAGCCGACTCCGCGATCGCTCCCACCACGGCATCTTCCCGGGACGCCGCCCTCTCCGACGTCCAATCAGACGCGATAGCCATGCTGGGTCACGACGTCGCCGGACCGCTGACGGTCATCGTCGCTTCAGCGGAATTCGCGCTCGATGAACTGACCGAGACGTCACCTCGACCGTCCGCGCACGTGGACGGGACCGCTCTGGAACGTCGGCTCCGGACAATCCTGAAGCAGGCGCAGCGGCTCAGCGATCTCCGCGACGACCTCCTCGCCACCGCAGCCGCAGACGCGCACGTCATTCGAGCCGAACCGGTCACGGCAGACGTGCTGCCCTACCTCCGCGCAGCGGCAGACGTCGAGGGGACGGCCGCCAAGCTGGTCGTCGATTGCCCCAGTGACCTGTACTGCCGGGTACAGCCCAGCCACCTCACACAGATGCTCACCAACCTCGTCGGTAACGCGCTGCGGTACGCCGCCAGCGAGGTGACGCTCACCGCATCCCCAGCAGGTAGTCGTGTGCTCATCACCGTCCGAGATGACGGACCGGGAGTGCCCCCTGAGGTCACCGCGCGCCTATTCCGACGGTTCAGCCACGCCGGGATGAGCGCCCGGCCCCCGGGCGCCGGATCCGGGCTCGGTCTCTACATCGTCCGCACCCTCGCCACGGCCAACCAAGGGACGGTGCTCTACACGCCGGGCAAGCAGGGGGCAAGATTCACGATTGCCCTGCCGGGTGCTCGACCATTCAGCGGAGACTCGTCAAGCTGA
- a CDS encoding GAF and ANTAR domain-containing protein, with protein MSDPTLPELMADAARELQSSMSKSDDLMDTATQLAVRDIDGCDAAALLIVRGSGVIENLSATGDGAKRVDEIEVELKEGPCWDAIKETQTVYIPDLANAPRWPTWAPKVVEETGFKSVLAFQLFTDEDNVGALNLFSRTADGFGTEDHEYGLALSAHVSVAIRAAQQIETLSVALDTRSTIARAQGILMERFSLEEPAAFAVLVRLSSHLNRKVRDVAAEIVQTRQLPG; from the coding sequence ATGTCTGACCCAACCCTGCCCGAGCTGATGGCAGATGCCGCGCGCGAGCTTCAGAGCAGCATGAGCAAGAGCGACGACTTGATGGACACGGCCACTCAGCTGGCGGTACGAGACATCGACGGTTGCGATGCGGCGGCGCTGCTGATCGTGCGAGGCAGCGGGGTGATCGAGAACCTTTCGGCAACCGGGGATGGCGCCAAGCGCGTCGATGAGATCGAGGTCGAGCTGAAGGAGGGGCCGTGCTGGGACGCGATCAAGGAGACGCAGACCGTCTACATTCCCGACCTGGCGAATGCCCCTCGGTGGCCGACCTGGGCTCCGAAGGTGGTGGAGGAGACCGGGTTCAAGAGCGTCCTGGCGTTCCAGCTGTTCACCGACGAGGACAACGTGGGCGCACTCAACCTCTTCTCGCGCACCGCCGACGGGTTCGGGACGGAGGACCACGAGTATGGACTCGCCCTGTCCGCCCACGTCTCGGTGGCAATCAGAGCTGCCCAGCAGATCGAGACCCTCTCCGTGGCGTTGGACACACGGAGCACGATCGCGCGCGCCCAGGGCATCCTCATGGAGCGCTTCTCACTCGAAGAGCCCGCCGCATTCGCGGTACTCGTCAGGCTCTCTTCGCACCTCAACCGCAAGGTGCGCGACGTTGCTGCCGAGATTGTGCAGACCCGCCAGCTGCCTGGCTGA
- a CDS encoding M23 family metallopeptidase: MSHLLRRAGLVVAVVAAAAGLSLTAPRADAVAPETVVREVAAPRSAALDLARQVRERQQTLATLNRQADARDRALLGRQAVLATYGYVGDPDAARVVLPLASYGLSAGFGLTGPLWEAEHGGQDFSASAGEPLVAVAAGEVTDVAYAGPYGLRTILTLPDGTEVWYCHQTDVSVQVGQLVDVAEAIGTVGSTGNSTGPHLHLEVRPDGADPVDPLEWLVEAGLTP; the protein is encoded by the coding sequence GTGTCACACCTTCTGCGCCGTGCCGGCCTCGTGGTCGCCGTCGTCGCCGCGGCCGCGGGGCTCAGCCTCACCGCGCCCCGGGCCGACGCCGTCGCTCCCGAGACGGTGGTGCGCGAGGTGGCGGCCCCGCGGAGCGCCGCGCTCGACCTCGCCCGGCAGGTCCGCGAACGGCAGCAGACGCTGGCTACGCTCAACCGCCAGGCCGACGCGCGCGACCGGGCACTGCTGGGTCGCCAGGCCGTGCTCGCGACCTACGGCTATGTCGGCGACCCCGACGCGGCGCGCGTGGTGCTGCCGCTGGCGTCGTACGGCCTCTCGGCCGGCTTCGGACTGACCGGACCCCTCTGGGAGGCCGAGCACGGCGGCCAGGACTTCAGCGCCTCGGCGGGCGAGCCGCTCGTCGCGGTCGCGGCCGGAGAGGTCACCGACGTCGCGTACGCCGGCCCCTACGGGCTGCGCACGATCCTCACGCTGCCCGACGGCACCGAGGTCTGGTACTGCCACCAGACCGACGTCTCGGTGCAGGTCGGCCAGCTCGTCGACGTCGCCGAGGCCATCGGCACCGTCGGCTCGACCGGCAACTCCACCGGTCCGCACCTCCACCTGGAGGTGCGACCCGACGGCGCGGACCCGGTCGACCCGCTGGAATGGCTGGTCGAGGCCGGGCTCACGCCCTAG